The sequence below is a genomic window from Desulfobulbus oligotrophicus.
CCCAAACCACGTGGTAAAACCGGTCTTTCACTTACCACTCCTCTTGCTGGTTTGATCAAAATAGAGGGGACCCTTGGAGCCCCTTCGGTGGGTATCGATAAATCAGGCGTTCTCAAAACCGCAACCTCGGTCGGAGTTGGTATTGCCACCGGTGGACTCAGTACTTTAGGTGAGTTTATTCTTGATAAAACAGCCGCAGACCTTGACCCCTGTCAAACAGCGCTGGGGCTGTCGCCGCAGAAAAAATCTTCACCACAGCCATCTTCCCCTTTGAAGAAGTTCAGCAAGCCGTTACAAAAACTCTTTGAAAGGTGAACGAATTTGCAGAGATCAAGAAACAGCACAACAGCTTTTCCGTTGTACCGCCGCAAAGAGCATCTGTTGCAAAACCAGCGCCCAGCATTGATGTGTTTTTTTACCAGTTGCAGAGACAGCACTGTTTTTCGTCTTCCTTCTCTTTACAGATAAATATGAAATAAGGTAGATGCACAGATATCGTTCTGTTTTACATGAACTGTCTTCTACATATTTCTCCAACCTGAGGTAGTGACATGCAGCAGAGAGTAAAGAAAATAGTGACCCACAAATATTTTCTCATTTTCACCGCAGCACTGCTCCTTTATACACTTCTTGGCTTTGTCGCCCTGCCCTTGGCAATGCGTTGGTACCTTCCGAAGTTTGCTGAAGAGAACCTGCACAGCAAAGCCTCTATTGAGACTGTGCGTTTCAACCCGTTTCTCTTCACTTTAGCAGGCTGTTGAAAAACTCATAAATAACGGGACATACAAAAAGATACCGTGTATTATCCAACCATTTGGAATAACTGACAAACAGGTGGAAATATGCGCGGACCTGATATTCAGCAACAGAAATTGTTCAGCTATCTCTCCCCCGAATCCCGAGTTCCCCAAACGCATCCCCTGCGCCCTATCCGAATCATGGCTGATAAAGCGCTGAAGGAACTCTCTCCCGTGTTTCGGGAACTCTACTCACGAACAGGACGACCATCGATTCCGCCCGAGCAACTGCTTCGCTCCCTGCTGCTGCAAATCCTTTATTCGATCCGGAGCGAGCGGATGTTGGTGGAACAGCTTGATTACAATCTTCTTTTTCGCTGGTTTGTCGGCCTGTCCATGGATGAAGCAATTTGGGATCACTCCGTCTATTCCAAAAACAGGGAGCGCATTCTGCACAGTGATCTTGCGGTGATGTTCTTGCGATCCATCTGTTCCCAAGCCGAGGCAGCCGGACTCTTGTCTGACGACCATTTCACCGTTGACGGCACACTGATCGAAACGTGGGCATCGCTGAAGAGCTTTCGGCCCAAAGATGAGGAGCCTCCGGTCTCTACCGGCGGCAACCGCAATCCGGCAGTGGATTTCCACGGGAAAAAGCGTCGCAATGACACGCACGCATCGGTCACCGATCCAGAATCCCGGCTGTTCAGAAAAGGAAAAGGCAAGGAGGCCAGGCTCTGCTTCATGGGGCATGTGCTGATGGAAAATCGGAACGGTTTGGTCGTCGATACCCGCCTGACCCAGGCAACCGGGACGGCGGAGCGCGAGGCCGCCCTTTCCATGGCTTCGGATATTCCGGGCACACATCGAGTCACCATCGGCGCGGACAAAGGGTATGACTGCAAGGAGTTCGTCGATGACCTGCGCAGCCTGACCGTTACTCCACATGTAGCACAGAAAGTCAAAGGCTCCGCCATCGATGGCCGGACCACCCGTCATGCAGGTTATGCCGTGAGTCGGAAGAAACGCAAACGGGTGGAAGAGATATTTGGCTGGATGAAGACCGTCGCCTGGTTGCGCAAAGCCAGGTACAAGGGTGAGGAAAAGATTGACTGGCTCTTCACGCTCTCAGCGGCAGCCTACAACATGGTCCGAATGCGTAATCTGGGGGTAGTTGCCTCCGGGTAGGAGGGGAAATCCTCATCAGAGCGGCTTGAAGCGCCTCAGAAAACAAAAAATGGCAACACACCATGACGAAAAACGGTCAAGTGCTCACTGTCAAAGAGCTATCGAAGGGCAAATAAACAACCCTTGTCTCATGTTTTCCTGTTTTTCAACAGCCTGTTAGATCTTAAAAACTTTCGCCTGGAAGATACCAACGAAGAACTTTTAGTCGGTTTTAATCGTTTACACATTGATCTGGACCCAAGTGTCAGTCTTATACGTCTGGCCCCTGTGGTGCGTACAATCCAATTGGATCAACCCGATATACAGCTGATACTGGATAAAAACGGGGTCAGTAATTTCGAGCGGCTTATGCCTCCTGCTGATCCTGATGAACCCGACTCTGCAGACGCATCCTCTTTGTTTCCATTTATTCTCCAAAACGCCAGGATGCATGAGGGGCAGCTGACGGTCATTGATCAGCGCCAAAGTACACCTGCCCGGCTGGTTCTTCACAATATGACCTTTGAGGTGAAAGAACTTTCCTCTCTCAAGGAGAGGCAGGGACAGTATGGATGGACAATGGCAGTGAAGGACACCGGCTCTTTACAGGGAGGTGGAACCATCAGCCTTACGCCTTTTCGCACGGTGGGCAACGTGGAGATAAAAGATCTGCCATTCTTCAGTCTTTGGCAGTTTTTACGAGACAGTACCAACCTGGAGGAGCCGTCAGGGCAGCTTGACTTTTCCACACAGTATGCTGTTGGCCTGGAAAACGATACGGATCAGCTCCTGCTTACAGAAACACAACTCTCTCTTGCCGACACTGCCCTTCGTCTTCATCAGGAAAAGACAGATCTTTTCACCTTGAAAAAGTGCCGGATCGATGCTCCTGCCATCGATCTGGTCACCCGGAAAATCCAGATCGCACAGATTCTTCTGGAAGATGGAACTGTTGATGGCCGGATTAACGAATCCGGCGTTGTAAATTTCGAACAGATCCTCCGGGAGGCGACCACACAGACAGCAACATCATCGGCTGTTCAACCTGCTCAGGCACCCATCACCAACGATACCACTGAAAAACAACCTGCAGAGGCACCTTCAACGCCACAGGCGGACACGCCATTTATGGTTGCTATAGAGGCGGTCGACATTACAAACATTGCTGTTCAGATGGAGGATCTCAGCCACAAAAGCCCGCTCCACGCCGAGGTCACAGAGCTCAACCTGCACCTGCAGGCCAACATAGAGGCTGCTGCTGCCAAGACTGCTGTTCTTGTGCAAAACATCGGCACCGAACTTAAAGGCATCAGCCTTGGCACTGCACCATCGGAGCCCCCCCTGTTTGCTGCAGAACAGATTGTCGCGGAAAACGGCGATTTTGATCTCATCGGTCAATCGATCACCATTGACCGTATTGCGGTAGCCAGGGGACGACTTGATGCCGGCCTTGATCCGCAGGGCGCACTCAACTGGCAAACAATGCTGGAACCAAAAAACACCACTGCTGTGCGTTCCCCTGGCGAATCAGTACCGGCCCAGGAGGAGTCTGCCTGGAAATTCCTGGTCAGAACCTTTGAGATAAACGATTTCTCCTCCCAATTTACAGACCAGACAACAGGATCGAAAAAACCGGTACAGAGCTTAAAGAACATCCAGATCCGTTGCACCAACATTGATGGTCAATCGCCCATGGGTATTTCCATAGGTGCCCGGATCGAACAGGGTGGTTCTTTATCGATAAAAGGAACAATCAACCCATCCATACCTTCAGTTGACGCTGAAATTCAGGCAGACAGTCTGAATCTGGTCAGCTTGCAACCCTACCTTGCGCAGCAGGCAAATCTGTTGTTACAGTCTGCTGCGATCAGTACAAAGGGGCGACTGCACTACGGTATACCCGGGAAAAAGTATGCAACCGCCTATGAGGGCAGTTTCAGCTTCAACGATCTGCTTTTAACCCATGCTGACAATCCGAAAAAACCATACTTCAGCTGGAAAGCAGTACAGATACCGCAGTTCCGTCTCACTCTGGAGCCCAACCGGTTCGAAGCCCGAGAAATTATCCTTGTTCAACCGATGACAGAGATGATCATAGAGGAGGATGCAACCCTCAATCTGGCCAAGGTCATAAAAGAGGCACCACCGGCAAAAACAACCTCCAAGGCAAAGAAAACACCGGAAAAAACCACGGCAAAGAAACAAAAACAGGAGGATTTTGCCTTTCAGATCAGTAAAATTGGGATTGAGCAAGGGAACATGGTGTTTGCAGATCTGAGCCTGAGGCCTCAGTTCATGACCCGTATACATGATCTGAAAGGCACGATAACCGGCCTGTCATCAGCTGAAAACGCACAGGCGGACGTCCAGATAAACGGTATGGTTGATCGCTTTGGTACTGCAAAGATCAGTGGTCGGATCAATACCAGCGATGTGCCGCGGGACTCGAAAATCGATGTGGATTTCCGGAATGTTGAGATGAAAAACCTCTCTCCCTATTCCGGAAGATTTGCCGGCCGTCTGATCAAATCCGGCAAAGTTTCAGCCAGTCTGAAGTACACCTTCCACGACCACAAGATGATCGGTGACAACAAGATCATCATTGACAAGCTGGCCCTGGGTGATCGCGTAGATACTCCGGATTCATCCAGCCTGCCACTGGACCTGGCCATCGCCATACTGCAGGATTCCAATGGCCGTATAGACATCGGACTACCGATCTCGGGAAATCTCGACGATCCGGAATTCAGTTTTGGTTCCATTGCATGGAAGGCCTTTTCCGGCCTCATTACAAAACTGGCAACATCACCATTCAGGATGATCGGCGGCTTGTTGGGAGGCGATGAAGAGGACAACGATGCTATTATGTTTGCTCAGGGACAAACTGCTCTCCCGCCACCGGAAAAAGAAAAACTTCTGAAACTGGCAGAGGCTCTCCAGGATCGGCCACAGTTAAAACTGGTGCTTCAAGGACAGTACAATGCCAAAGCGGACGGCAATGAGCTGCAACAGGATAGCATCAGAACAGAGGTTTTCCGTAAACTCGGGTTCAAACCAGAGCCGGACACATTAAGCTCGCCATTGAACTTCAGTGACAGTTCTACACAAGATGCGCTGGAAGAACTGTACACGGAACGGTTCGGTAAAAAAGCCCTGGAAGAATTAGAACAAAATATCGCTGCCGGTACGGTTACCCCGCGTATGCCCACGACACCGGAACCGGTTCGGCTCAGTGAACCCGGCTTTTTCTGTAAAATCATTGAGAGTATCCAGATTCGTAATATCCTGCCCGGTGGTATGAGTCAGGAAGAGGCGACACTGTGGTCTGGTGAACTGTATACCCAACTCTCTGAAAATGAAAAAGTGACTGAAACACGCTTGCTCCAACTTGCCGACAAACGAGCCCAGGCTGTTGCTGAGCTGCTGGAGCGTGAAGGGCAGATTGCTGCGGATCGTCTCCAGACCCTGAAGGCAGACCCACTCAGAAAGGATGAACCTCCTTCGGTTGTGTTAAGCCTTGATGCCATGTAAGTGTCTCAAACACCCCTTCTTTTCATGTTTCACAGGAGTTTCCGAGCTGTGCCGGACCTCTGTTGTCATAACAGGGGTCTGCGCTTTGCTCCCTATCAGATGAACCACAGCCCGGGTGCTCACAGATCGATCATCACATATGTATACATCGTACTCAATATGAACAACTGCACCTGAGCACACCAAAACTTTGCCCTTTTACATTGGCATCGACTTTATTGTGATATCTGAAGCCGTTGACTGAAAAAGTTTTATAACTTGGTGATCCTCCTTGTGTTTACTCGTGGAACAGCTTATTTGTCCGTCTCTATTCAACAAAGATGGCAACAGCCAAAGTTTGAACACATCTTACAAAGATTAATCCAAATAAAAGAACTTCCCCGAAACCATCGTTGAGATAGCGTGATGACAGAGAACATACTCACCCTGCAACCCTGAAAGATACATATGCCGACACCTGCTCCTGTTGACTCACAGTCTGCCCTGGAACGGTCTGCCCTGTTTGTGGCAACCCTCACCTCTTTTATGGGACCGTTCATGATCTCATCGGTCAACGTTGCTCTGCCCGCCATCCAAAGTGAGCTGAACATGACTGCTGTGGAGTTAAGCTGGGTGGCGACTTCCTATTTACTGGCCGTTGCTCTTGCTCTGTTACCGGCAGGGAAGATAGCTGACATGTATGGTCGCAAAAAAATCTTCAGCCTGGGCCTGTTTGTCTACACGCTGGCGTCCACTGTTGCCGCCTTTGCCACCAGCACTTTCGTACTGTTGGTGTTACGTGGTGTACAGGGTCTGGGAGCAGGTATGTTCGTCACCACCGGTATGGCCATCTTAACTTCAGTCTTTCCGGCGCACAAACGAGGTCAGGCGATCGGCATGTACGTTGCCGCTGTTTACATCGGCCTCTCTGTCGGGCCGTCTGTCGGCGGCCTTCTTGTTCAACAGTTCGGATGGCGCTCAATTTTTCTGCTCATGCTGCCGCTTGGGGCCGGATCCAGTGCTATCACTTTCCACTTTCTCAAAGGCGAGTGGGTTGATGAGCGTCAACAACGTTTCGACTTGAACGGTTGCCTTATCTACACAACCGCACTCCTGGCTCTGATCATTGGTGTCACGATTCTGCCGTCCACCTTCAGTCTGCTTCTCGTCCCATCAGGAATCGCAGGGCTGGTGGTCTTCTTTTATCATCAGAAACGAACCGCCTACCCACTGTTTGAAGTGCACCTGTTTGCCAATAACCGGACCTTTATCTTCTCAAGTCTGGCCGCCCTGCTGAACTACTCGGCAAACTTTGCCATCACTTTTTTAATGAGCCTTTACCTGCAGTATCTCAAAGGGCTGCCACCGCAACGTGCCGGACTGCTCCTGGTTGCACAGCCAATAATGATGGCTTTATTTTCTCCTCTTGCCGGCCGGCTTTCGGATCGGATCGAACCGCGACTGATCGCCTCTCTGGGTATGGCGATCACTGTGATCGGCATGGTGATTTTTACCGGTCTTGGCTACAGAACTGATCTTTCAGTCATTGTGGCCAATCTGCTCCTGCTTGGTTTTGGTTTTGCGCTGTTTTCCTCACCCAACACAAGTGCCATCATGGGGTCTGTTACCAGAGAACATTATGGGACAGCATCCGGAATCGTAGCCACCATGCGACTTATGGGACAGATGACAAGTATGGCTATTGCCACGGTGGTACTCGCCTTACTGATCGGCCATAAACCCATAGGGCCCACTAACTTTGATCAGTTTCTCATCAGTATACGCATTGTTTTTACCATTTCCGCACTGCTGTGTTCAGCCGGGGTCGCCTTCTCTCTTTTTCGCGGACGTATTCGCTGAAAATGAAATCACCGTTTACAAGTGCCTGTCTCCTGTAAAAACATACGCAGACAATAACTGGTACGACGTATCGGGTAAGCAATATGGCGGGTATCTTGAAAGGTCGGAAAACAAAGCACCGGCGGCCAAATCCGACCTGGTTGTTCCTGTAAAGAGGTTCCCTTCTGTG
It includes:
- a CDS encoding IS5 family transposase — protein: MRGPDIQQQKLFSYLSPESRVPQTHPLRPIRIMADKALKELSPVFRELYSRTGRPSIPPEQLLRSLLLQILYSIRSERMLVEQLDYNLLFRWFVGLSMDEAIWDHSVYSKNRERILHSDLAVMFLRSICSQAEAAGLLSDDHFTVDGTLIETWASLKSFRPKDEEPPVSTGGNRNPAVDFHGKKRRNDTHASVTDPESRLFRKGKGKEARLCFMGHVLMENRNGLVVDTRLTQATGTAEREAALSMASDIPGTHRVTIGADKGYDCKEFVDDLRSLTVTPHVAQKVKGSAIDGRTTRHAGYAVSRKKRKRVEEIFGWMKTVAWLRKARYKGEEKIDWLFTLSAAAYNMVRMRNLGVVASG
- a CDS encoding DUF748 domain-containing protein; this encodes MSHVFLFFNSLLDLKNFRLEDTNEELLVGFNRLHIDLDPSVSLIRLAPVVRTIQLDQPDIQLILDKNGVSNFERLMPPADPDEPDSADASSLFPFILQNARMHEGQLTVIDQRQSTPARLVLHNMTFEVKELSSLKERQGQYGWTMAVKDTGSLQGGGTISLTPFRTVGNVEIKDLPFFSLWQFLRDSTNLEEPSGQLDFSTQYAVGLENDTDQLLLTETQLSLADTALRLHQEKTDLFTLKKCRIDAPAIDLVTRKIQIAQILLEDGTVDGRINESGVVNFEQILREATTQTATSSAVQPAQAPITNDTTEKQPAEAPSTPQADTPFMVAIEAVDITNIAVQMEDLSHKSPLHAEVTELNLHLQANIEAAAAKTAVLVQNIGTELKGISLGTAPSEPPLFAAEQIVAENGDFDLIGQSITIDRIAVARGRLDAGLDPQGALNWQTMLEPKNTTAVRSPGESVPAQEESAWKFLVRTFEINDFSSQFTDQTTGSKKPVQSLKNIQIRCTNIDGQSPMGISIGARIEQGGSLSIKGTINPSIPSVDAEIQADSLNLVSLQPYLAQQANLLLQSAAISTKGRLHYGIPGKKYATAYEGSFSFNDLLLTHADNPKKPYFSWKAVQIPQFRLTLEPNRFEAREIILVQPMTEMIIEEDATLNLAKVIKEAPPAKTTSKAKKTPEKTTAKKQKQEDFAFQISKIGIEQGNMVFADLSLRPQFMTRIHDLKGTITGLSSAENAQADVQINGMVDRFGTAKISGRINTSDVPRDSKIDVDFRNVEMKNLSPYSGRFAGRLIKSGKVSASLKYTFHDHKMIGDNKIIIDKLALGDRVDTPDSSSLPLDLAIAILQDSNGRIDIGLPISGNLDDPEFSFGSIAWKAFSGLITKLATSPFRMIGGLLGGDEEDNDAIMFAQGQTALPPPEKEKLLKLAEALQDRPQLKLVLQGQYNAKADGNELQQDSIRTEVFRKLGFKPEPDTLSSPLNFSDSSTQDALEELYTERFGKKALEELEQNIAAGTVTPRMPTTPEPVRLSEPGFFCKIIESIQIRNILPGGMSQEEATLWSGELYTQLSENEKVTETRLLQLADKRAQAVAELLEREGQIAADRLQTLKADPLRKDEPPSVVLSLDAM
- a CDS encoding MFS transporter codes for the protein MPTPAPVDSQSALERSALFVATLTSFMGPFMISSVNVALPAIQSELNMTAVELSWVATSYLLAVALALLPAGKIADMYGRKKIFSLGLFVYTLASTVAAFATSTFVLLVLRGVQGLGAGMFVTTGMAILTSVFPAHKRGQAIGMYVAAVYIGLSVGPSVGGLLVQQFGWRSIFLLMLPLGAGSSAITFHFLKGEWVDERQQRFDLNGCLIYTTALLALIIGVTILPSTFSLLLVPSGIAGLVVFFYHQKRTAYPLFEVHLFANNRTFIFSSLAALLNYSANFAITFLMSLYLQYLKGLPPQRAGLLLVAQPIMMALFSPLAGRLSDRIEPRLIASLGMAITVIGMVIFTGLGYRTDLSVIVANLLLLGFGFALFSSPNTSAIMGSVTREHYGTASGIVATMRLMGQMTSMAIATVVLALLIGHKPIGPTNFDQFLISIRIVFTISALLCSAGVAFSLFRGRIR